The Hymenobacter sp. 5317J-9 genome has a window encoding:
- a CDS encoding efflux transporter outer membrane subunit encodes MTLRLSPFLTLLLLAGCVRPPSYAPPSLPTPAAWKNTADSLTAATPPAPLASSTPPTVNQVPDPGPWWSLFNDAGLTALEQQATAQNFSLQAALARVESARANVRVANSYRSPLVTVDPQVYRTRLSATRPLPFALGTTNLGVVQTQYYIPVNASYEVDVWGRIRSSVRAAEADAQVQEANRRTVLLSLTADAATYYFGIRGLDAQLQVLDTARTDRQRSLELTRARFQAGVDNEIAVHRAETELANVDASVVETRRQRLGLEASLATVLGVPASSFALPAQGGPLLAPAVPASLPATLLARRPDLQQAERRLAAASARVDVAKLARLPTLRLNGFLGPQSAQLGDLARISDSYTYYVGGAVSIPVFNGGRNRANEQVARSEADALVADYRQAALSAFQEVETSQADVRQYQAQVAARSRALRAARLASALTKERYRAGLTNYFEVVDADRQTLDAATLLTQAQSNLLGASVALVRALGGGWE; translated from the coding sequence ATGACCCTCCGCCTCTCCCCTTTTTTAACCTTGCTGCTGCTGGCCGGATGCGTGCGGCCGCCCAGCTACGCGCCGCCCAGCTTGCCCACGCCGGCGGCCTGGAAAAACACGGCCGACAGCCTCACGGCTGCCACGCCGCCCGCGCCCTTGGCCAGCAGCACGCCCCCCACCGTGAACCAGGTGCCGGACCCGGGCCCCTGGTGGTCACTCTTCAACGACGCCGGGCTGACGGCGCTGGAGCAGCAGGCCACCGCCCAGAACTTTAGCCTGCAAGCCGCCCTGGCCCGCGTGGAAAGCGCCCGCGCCAACGTGCGCGTGGCCAATTCCTACCGCTCACCCCTGGTGACGGTGGACCCGCAGGTGTACCGCACGCGGCTGTCGGCCACGCGGCCGCTGCCGTTTGCGCTGGGCACCACCAACCTGGGCGTGGTGCAGACGCAGTACTACATCCCCGTGAACGCCAGCTATGAGGTAGACGTATGGGGCCGCATCCGGAGCAGCGTGCGGGCCGCCGAGGCCGATGCGCAGGTGCAGGAAGCCAACCGCCGTACGGTGCTGCTGTCGCTCACGGCCGACGCGGCCACGTACTACTTCGGCATTCGCGGGCTCGATGCGCAATTGCAGGTGCTCGACACCGCCCGCACCGACCGCCAGCGTAGCCTGGAGCTGACCCGCGCTCGCTTTCAGGCCGGGGTCGACAACGAGATTGCCGTGCACCGCGCCGAGACTGAGCTGGCCAACGTCGACGCCAGCGTGGTGGAAACCCGCCGCCAGCGCCTCGGACTAGAGGCTTCGCTGGCCACGGTGCTGGGCGTGCCGGCCAGCAGCTTCGCCCTGCCCGCGCAAGGCGGGCCGCTGTTGGCCCCGGCCGTGCCGGCCTCGCTGCCCGCCACGCTGCTGGCCCGCCGCCCCGATTTGCAGCAGGCCGAGCGCCGCCTGGCCGCCGCCAGCGCCCGCGTCGACGTGGCCAAGCTCGCCCGCCTGCCCACGCTGCGCCTGAATGGCTTCCTGGGCCCGCAAAGCGCGCAGCTAGGCGACCTGGCCCGCATATCCGACAGCTATACCTACTACGTGGGCGGCGCCGTGAGCATTCCCGTTTTCAACGGCGGCCGCAACCGCGCCAACGAGCAAGTGGCCCGCTCCGAAGCCGACGCCCTGGTGGCCGACTACCGACAGGCGGCCCTGTCCGCATTTCAGGAGGTGGAAACCAGCCAGGCCGATGTGCGCCAGTACCAGGCCCAGGTGGCCGCCCGCAGCCGGGCCCTGCGCGCGGCCCGCCTGGCCAGCGCCCTCACCAAGGAGCGCTACCGCGCCGGCCTCACCAACTACTTTGAAGTGGTGGATGCCGACCGCCAAACCCTGGACGCGGCCACCTTACTCACCCAGGCGCAGAGCAACTTATTGGGTGCCAGCGTGGCGCTGGTGCGCGCCCTGGGCGGCGGCTGGGAATAG
- a CDS encoding efflux RND transporter periplasmic adaptor subunit: protein MSDSNSSGSGRFWLLIFIVLAVFGGLFLLGYMPRHKQEKARDAEASQVANAAPTVTVAPAKAAPDTTTLTLPADTKSNRETYVFARANGFVKSWSADIGQRVQAGQVLAEVTTPELDQQVAEARANLGLARTSYNRLAGVALPGAISKQELDAARAQYAAQQAAVQQLLAQQAFRRITAPFSGIVTQRNVEVGTLVSSSNAPGSQLYKLEQTDKLRAYVQVPQNFAPAIKNGLEADYLVPEFPGRSFQAKVVRNAGALDASTRTLLTEVQVPNGRGELRPGSYAQVRFHLPRTAPSVIIPANALVPSGTDARVATVQDGKIHYQSIGTGRDFGSQVEVLQGLKGGEMLVLNPAETLTEGEAVQTKAFTPPAKPAGPPPPKPRPNDPDAPRVSSPVK from the coding sequence ATGTCTGATTCCAACTCTTCCGGCTCCGGCCGGTTCTGGCTGCTCATATTCATCGTGCTGGCGGTCTTCGGCGGGCTGTTTCTACTGGGCTACATGCCGCGCCACAAGCAGGAAAAAGCCCGCGATGCCGAGGCCAGCCAGGTAGCCAACGCTGCCCCCACCGTGACCGTGGCCCCGGCCAAGGCCGCCCCCGACACGACCACCCTTACCCTGCCCGCCGACACCAAATCAAACCGTGAAACCTACGTGTTTGCCCGCGCCAATGGCTTCGTAAAGTCATGGTCGGCCGACATCGGCCAGCGCGTGCAGGCCGGGCAGGTGCTGGCCGAAGTGACCACACCCGAACTCGACCAACAGGTGGCCGAGGCCCGCGCCAACCTGGGCCTGGCCCGCACCAGCTACAACCGCCTGGCCGGCGTGGCCCTGCCCGGCGCCATTTCCAAACAGGAACTCGACGCGGCCCGGGCACAGTATGCAGCCCAGCAGGCGGCCGTGCAGCAACTGCTGGCGCAGCAGGCGTTTCGGCGCATCACGGCACCGTTTAGCGGCATCGTGACGCAGCGCAACGTGGAAGTGGGCACGCTGGTGAGCAGCAGCAACGCGCCCGGCTCGCAGCTCTACAAACTCGAACAGACCGACAAGCTGCGCGCCTACGTGCAAGTGCCGCAGAACTTTGCGCCGGCCATCAAAAACGGCCTCGAAGCCGACTACCTCGTGCCGGAGTTCCCGGGCCGGAGCTTTCAGGCCAAGGTGGTGCGCAATGCCGGAGCCCTCGACGCCAGCACCCGCACCCTGCTCACCGAAGTACAAGTGCCCAACGGCCGCGGCGAGCTACGGCCGGGCAGCTACGCGCAGGTGCGCTTTCACTTGCCGCGCACGGCGCCCAGCGTCATCATTCCGGCCAATGCGCTGGTGCCCAGCGGCACCGATGCCCGCGTGGCCACGGTGCAGGATGGTAAGATTCACTACCAGTCCATTGGCACCGGCCGCGACTTTGGCTCCCAGGTAGAAGTGCTGCAGGGCCTCAAGGGCGGCGAAATGCTGGTGCTCAATCCCGCCGAAACCCTCACCGAAGGCGAAGCCGTGCAAACCAAAGCCTTCACCCCGCCCGCCAAGCCGGCCGGCCCGCCCCCACCCAAGCCCCGCCCCAACGACCCGGACGCCCCGCGGGTGTCGTCGCCGGTGAAGTAG